The Stratiformator vulcanicus genome has a segment encoding these proteins:
- a CDS encoding NRAMP family divalent metal transporter: MNSSPPSDTDTPKRTWLGAIGPALIVAAVVLGPGSILTSSKVGCEYGYELLWMLAAAGLLMAATTATSAVLGQSFSNTLCGELASRLGRPAAAIVGLTLFLIVACFQSSNNTAVLAGIEPFFGANSFASVLMLLGLLNACVIAVLMLSRDLYSHIEKLMKLLIAIMIIGFLINLIFAAPSITQVAFGLIPSIPDGISGDFFPTVEQGTIIDPWWATQGMIATTFSIAGAFYQSYLVREKGWTSTELRRGLADSAIGIAVLVLASAMIMVTSAAVLHGRVAASELKSAADVAAQLKPLFGLFATVLFSVGIFAGAFSSFLVNAMIGGTLLADGFGWNPSIDGRPAKRCTVAALLAGFLFASAMQVGAVNKVDVIIFAQALTVLGGPVLALTLLYLGIVLEKSKRPSWIIPVAIIACVVTTMLAARTAWKIWLTVTL; this comes from the coding sequence ATGAACTCTTCGCCGCCGTCCGACACTGATACCCCGAAGCGAACTTGGCTTGGCGCGATCGGCCCGGCACTGATCGTGGCCGCGGTCGTCCTTGGACCCGGCAGCATACTCACCAGTTCGAAGGTCGGGTGCGAATATGGTTACGAACTCCTGTGGATGCTCGCTGCCGCTGGGTTATTAATGGCGGCGACGACGGCGACATCGGCCGTGTTGGGGCAATCGTTCAGCAATACGCTCTGCGGGGAACTGGCTTCTCGACTGGGTCGTCCGGCGGCGGCTATTGTTGGTCTCACGCTGTTCCTGATTGTCGCCTGCTTCCAATCGAGCAACAACACCGCTGTCCTGGCGGGAATCGAACCGTTTTTCGGTGCAAATTCTTTTGCTTCCGTGTTAATGCTCCTGGGATTGCTCAACGCATGTGTGATTGCGGTCTTAATGCTATCTCGCGACCTGTACTCACACATTGAAAAGTTAATGAAGTTGCTGATCGCAATTATGATCATCGGCTTCTTAATAAATCTCATCTTCGCCGCCCCTTCGATCACACAGGTCGCATTCGGATTGATCCCCTCAATACCGGACGGCATTTCCGGAGACTTTTTTCCGACGGTCGAACAGGGGACGATCATCGATCCGTGGTGGGCGACTCAGGGGATGATTGCCACCACCTTTTCGATTGCCGGAGCATTTTATCAATCCTACCTCGTGCGGGAGAAAGGTTGGACATCCACTGAATTGCGGCGCGGACTGGCTGATTCGGCGATCGGTATCGCCGTCTTAGTGCTGGCCTCGGCAATGATCATGGTGACGTCGGCTGCGGTGCTGCACGGCCGGGTCGCTGCAAGCGAGCTGAAATCGGCTGCCGACGTCGCTGCTCAACTAAAACCGCTGTTCGGGCTGTTCGCCACGGTGCTGTTTTCCGTCGGTATTTTTGCAGGAGCCTTCAGTTCATTTCTGGTCAATGCCATGATCGGAGGAACGCTGCTTGCGGATGGATTCGGCTGGAATCCTTCAATCGATGGGCGCCCGGCAAAACGATGCACCGTTGCCGCACTACTGGCGGGTTTTCTGTTCGCCTCAGCCATGCAGGTCGGGGCCGTCAATAAGGTCGACGTGATCATTTTTGCACAGGCCTTAACCGTTTTGGGGGGTCCGGTCCTCGCGTTAACGCTCTTATACCTCGGCATCGTGCTCGAAAAATCAAAGCGACCGAGTTGGATCATCCCCGTCGCTATAATTGCGTGCGTCGTCACAACAATGCTTGCGGCCCGCACCGCTTGGAAGATTTGGTTGACCGTTACTCTTTGA
- a CDS encoding helix-turn-helix domain-containing protein, producing the protein MTTIEEKFGKIVRQLREQQGHSQEGFASLAGVHRTYMSSIERGKVQVSIHVAQKLADALGMPLSKVFAQLEKLP; encoded by the coding sequence ATGACCACGATCGAGGAAAAATTCGGAAAAATCGTCCGGCAGCTCCGGGAACAGCAGGGGCACTCGCAAGAGGGCTTCGCCTCTCTCGCGGGAGTGCATCGCACCTACATGAGTTCCATCGAGCGCGGAAAGGTTCAAGTCAGCATCCACGTCGCCCAGAAGCTGGCTGACGCCTTGGGGATGCCGCTCAGCAAGGTCTTCGCTCAATTGGAGAAGCTGCCGTGA
- a CDS encoding N-acetylglucosamine-6-phosphate deacetylase, translating to MKEQSGYVDLQVNGYAGVDFNSDGLTAERLHEACVALRRDGVESILATIITDDVDTMCDRLSAIVAGRLISENAKQTIAGVHIEGPFLNRNPGYIGAHPQSAARPADCGVMQQLLEAAGGLTKIVTLAPECDAGFKTTRWLSEQGIAVAAGHSNATLDELRGAIDAGLSMFTHLGNGCPAELPRHDNIVQRVLSLSDQIKISFIADGAHVPLFALKNYLDLAGIENCIVVSDAISAAGLGPGRYTLGGQTIEVGDDLIPWSADQTHFVGSATTMRRMEENLLSIGLSREETDFLLRVGPETLLDIN from the coding sequence ATGAAAGAGCAATCGGGCTACGTCGACCTGCAGGTGAATGGATATGCCGGGGTAGACTTTAATTCCGACGGGCTGACTGCCGAACGCCTTCACGAAGCGTGCGTTGCATTAAGACGTGATGGCGTCGAATCGATTCTCGCCACGATCATCACCGATGACGTCGACACGATGTGTGATCGGCTTTCGGCAATCGTCGCCGGTCGCTTGATTAGTGAAAATGCCAAGCAAACGATTGCAGGCGTTCACATCGAAGGTCCGTTCTTAAACCGCAATCCCGGATACATCGGCGCTCATCCGCAATCGGCCGCCCGACCGGCCGATTGCGGGGTGATGCAGCAGCTCTTGGAGGCCGCGGGCGGACTTACAAAAATCGTTACCCTCGCGCCGGAATGCGACGCCGGATTCAAAACGACCCGCTGGCTTTCTGAGCAAGGGATCGCCGTTGCCGCCGGACATAGTAACGCCACACTCGATGAACTTCGTGGGGCGATCGATGCCGGTCTTTCGATGTTTACTCACCTTGGGAACGGATGCCCGGCCGAACTTCCTCGGCATGACAATATCGTGCAACGCGTCCTGTCGCTTTCAGATCAGATTAAGATCAGCTTTATAGCAGACGGAGCCCACGTGCCGCTCTTTGCCTTGAAGAACTATCTAGATTTGGCCGGAATAGAAAATTGCATTGTCGTCTCAGACGCCATTTCGGCCGCAGGGTTAGGGCCGGGGCGCTATACACTCGGTGGACAAACCATTGAGGTCGGTGACGACCTGATTCCGTGGTCCGCCGACCAGACACACTTTGTCGGGTCGGCAACTACGATGCGGCGAATGGAAGAGAACTTACTATCAATAGGTTTAAGTCGCGAAGAGACTGACTTTTTACTGCGAGTCGGTCCAGAGACACTGCTGGACATCAATTGA
- a CDS encoding aldehyde dehydrogenase family protein yields the protein MSIAEAPKQTAPEIKQTQCFIGGEWVDAASGETFETMNPATEEIIANVAAGDAEDIDRAAKAARKAFDSGPWSKMDARDRGRLMYKLADLFEDNFDELAALETLDNGKPISDSRNADLPLVIDCLRYYAGWADKIEGKTIPIRGNYMCYTRSEPVGVAGQIIPWNFPMLMAAWKWGPALAAGCTIVMKPAEQTPLTCLRMADLAQEAGFPDGVINIVPGYGPTAGAAVVDNPLIDKVAFTGSTEVGKMIMKNAAQSLKRVTLELGGKSPNLIFADADLEQAAQGAFIGLYLNQGQCCVACSRIFVEDDIHDQMVDKLVGMSKERKVGDPFDPSTEQGPQIDKTQFDKILGYIESGKSEGATCLTGGGRQGDRGYYIQPTVFTDVKDDMKIAREEIFGPVMQIMKFSDIDEVVKRGNTTEYGLAASVFTRDVAKAHKAAATLKAGTVWVNCYDVFDAAAPFGGFKQSGLGRELGEAALSNYIESKTVTMSLD from the coding sequence ATGTCTATCGCCGAAGCACCGAAGCAAACCGCGCCGGAGATCAAGCAAACCCAGTGTTTCATTGGCGGGGAATGGGTCGACGCCGCGAGCGGGGAGACGTTTGAAACGATGAACCCCGCGACCGAAGAGATCATCGCGAATGTCGCCGCGGGGGATGCCGAGGACATCGATCGGGCGGCTAAAGCGGCTCGCAAGGCCTTCGACAGCGGCCCGTGGTCGAAGATGGATGCCCGCGATCGCGGGCGGCTGATGTACAAGCTCGCCGACCTGTTCGAAGACAACTTCGACGAACTGGCGGCGCTCGAAACGCTCGACAACGGCAAGCCGATCAGCGACAGCCGCAACGCCGATCTGCCGCTCGTGATCGACTGCCTCCGCTATTACGCCGGCTGGGCCGACAAGATCGAAGGCAAAACGATCCCGATCCGCGGCAACTACATGTGCTACACGCGGAGCGAGCCGGTCGGCGTCGCCGGGCAGATCATTCCGTGGAACTTCCCGATGCTGATGGCCGCTTGGAAGTGGGGCCCCGCACTGGCCGCGGGCTGCACCATCGTGATGAAGCCGGCCGAGCAAACGCCGCTGACCTGTTTAAGAATGGCCGACCTCGCGCAGGAAGCGGGATTTCCCGATGGCGTCATTAATATCGTCCCAGGTTACGGCCCGACCGCCGGCGCCGCGGTCGTCGACAACCCACTGATCGATAAGGTCGCGTTCACCGGCTCGACGGAAGTCGGAAAAATGATCATGAAGAACGCGGCGCAATCCTTAAAACGGGTCACGCTCGAATTGGGTGGCAAGAGCCCGAACTTAATTTTTGCCGACGCTGATTTAGAGCAGGCCGCGCAAGGGGCCTTCATCGGACTCTATTTAAATCAAGGGCAGTGCTGCGTGGCATGCTCGCGGATTTTCGTCGAAGACGACATCCACGATCAAATGGTCGACAAACTCGTCGGCATGTCGAAGGAACGCAAAGTCGGCGATCCGTTCGACCCTTCGACCGAGCAGGGGCCGCAGATCGATAAGACGCAGTTCGATAAGATTCTGGGCTATATCGAGTCGGGCAAGAGCGAAGGTGCGACTTGTCTCACCGGTGGCGGGCGTCAGGGAGATCGCGGCTATTATATCCAACCGACGGTCTTCACCGATGTCAAAGACGATATGAAAATCGCCCGCGAGGAAATCTTCGGCCCGGTGATGCAAATCATGAAGTTCAGCGACATCGATGAAGTCGTTAAGCGCGGCAACACCACAGAATACGGCCTCGCCGCATCGGTCTTCACGCGAGACGTCGCCAAGGCCCATAAAGCCGCAGCCACTCTTAAAGCCGGCACCGTGTGGGTCAACTGCTACGACGTCTTCGACGCCGCCGCCCCCTTCGGCGGCTTCAAACAAAGCGGCCTCGGCCGGGAACTCGGCGAAGCGGCGCTGTCGAATTATATCGAAAGCAAGACGGTGACGATGAGTTTGGATTAA
- a CDS encoding pyridoxine 5'-phosphate synthase, translating into MPLLGVNIDHVATIRQARRTVEPDPVWAAALAELAGADGITVHLREDRRHIQDRDVRVLRETLQVPMNLEMACEDSITDIACEVKPAKACLVPEKREEVTTEGGLDVLGNIDRVRHCVERLHEAQIEVSLFIDPDEQQIDAAKELGVAAVELHTGTYAEANEGSLRDHELHVLTKAGKHARQCDLLLNAGHGLTYRNVGPVARIPEMHELNIGHSIVSRAVLVGMERAVREMKELVMVD; encoded by the coding sequence ATGCCCCTGCTCGGCGTCAACATCGATCACGTCGCCACGATCCGGCAGGCCCGCCGGACTGTTGAGCCCGATCCCGTATGGGCCGCAGCATTGGCGGAGCTCGCCGGGGCGGACGGCATCACGGTGCATCTTCGGGAAGACCGTCGGCACATTCAGGACCGCGACGTCCGAGTCCTTCGCGAAACGCTGCAGGTTCCGATGAATCTGGAGATGGCTTGCGAAGATTCGATTACCGACATCGCCTGCGAGGTCAAACCGGCCAAGGCGTGTCTCGTGCCGGAGAAGCGAGAGGAAGTCACGACCGAAGGCGGGCTCGACGTGCTCGGAAACATCGATCGCGTCCGTCACTGTGTCGAGCGACTGCACGAGGCCCAGATCGAAGTCAGTTTGTTCATTGACCCTGATGAGCAACAAATCGACGCCGCTAAAGAGCTCGGTGTCGCCGCGGTGGAACTCCATACCGGCACCTACGCCGAAGCGAACGAGGGATCACTTCGCGACCATGAATTGCATGTCCTCACCAAAGCCGGCAAGCACGCCCGGCAATGCGATCTGCTCCTGAATGCCGGTCATGGATTGACTTATCGCAACGTTGGCCCAGTGGCCCGCATACCGGAAATGCACGAACTTAACATCGGGCACAGTATCGTCAGCCGGGCGGTTCTGGTCGGGATGGAACGCGCCGTGCGGGAGATGAAGGAACTGGTCATGGTCGATTAG
- the serS gene encoding serine--tRNA ligase, which produces MLDLNFICDNREAVEQNCRDRGVKADVGEVVRLRDERRDLITREEELRREQKETSAKIPKATADERPALIERGKSMRGQISAIEEQRKEVERQLYETQALIPNLTHADTPIGGEDDAKVLRTVGDPPEFDFKALDHVELAEKHDLIDFEAGARVAGSGFYFLKNEAALLELALMQYAVQHAVKAGFTICTTPDLARDDVLAGIGFNPRGDETQIYSVQGSDLSLVATAEITLGGAMRDQVVDTSSLPKKVAGISHCFRTEAGAHGKASRGIYRVHQFTKVELFAFTAPDLDVSNQMHAEILAVEEAIFQGLGIPYQVVDIATGDLGGPAYRKFDIEAWMPGRGDAGEYGEVTSASNCTDYQSRRLGIRCKQSDKKGTEFVHTLNGTAVAVTRALIAVLENNQQADGTISIPEVLRPWVGKDRIG; this is translated from the coding sequence ATGCTGGACCTGAATTTCATCTGCGACAATCGTGAGGCCGTCGAACAGAACTGTCGCGATCGCGGGGTTAAAGCCGACGTCGGCGAGGTCGTTCGCCTGCGGGACGAGCGAAGGGATCTGATCACACGTGAAGAAGAGCTGCGTCGCGAGCAAAAGGAGACCTCGGCCAAGATCCCGAAAGCGACCGCCGATGAGCGCCCGGCTTTGATCGAGCGGGGAAAGTCGATGCGCGGCCAGATTTCGGCGATCGAGGAACAGCGGAAAGAGGTCGAGCGTCAGCTCTACGAAACGCAGGCGTTGATTCCTAATCTGACCCATGCTGACACGCCGATCGGTGGTGAAGACGATGCGAAGGTTTTGCGGACGGTCGGCGATCCGCCTGAATTCGACTTCAAAGCCCTCGACCATGTCGAACTCGCCGAGAAGCACGACCTGATCGACTTCGAGGCAGGAGCCCGCGTGGCCGGCAGCGGCTTTTACTTTTTGAAGAATGAGGCGGCGCTGCTGGAACTGGCACTGATGCAGTACGCCGTGCAGCACGCCGTCAAAGCGGGCTTCACGATTTGCACGACGCCCGACCTCGCCCGCGATGACGTCCTCGCCGGCATCGGCTTCAACCCGCGAGGCGATGAGACGCAAATCTATTCGGTGCAGGGGAGCGATCTGAGCCTCGTGGCGACCGCGGAAATCACGCTTGGCGGGGCCATGCGCGATCAGGTCGTCGACACATCGTCACTGCCAAAGAAGGTGGCCGGCATTTCACACTGTTTTCGTACCGAAGCCGGGGCCCACGGCAAAGCGAGCCGGGGTATTTATCGGGTCCACCAGTTTACGAAGGTCGAACTATTCGCCTTCACGGCGCCTGACCTCGACGTTTCGAATCAGATGCACGCGGAAATCCTCGCCGTTGAGGAGGCGATTTTTCAGGGGCTTGGAATCCCGTATCAGGTGGTCGACATCGCCACCGGCGACCTCGGCGGACCGGCCTATCGTAAGTTCGACATCGAAGCCTGGATGCCGGGACGCGGCGATGCCGGAGAGTACGGGGAAGTGACGAGCGCCTCGAATTGCACCGATTATCAATCGCGCCGGCTCGGTATCCGCTGCAAACAATCCGACAAGAAGGGGACCGAGTTCGTCCACACGCTCAACGGCACCGCCGTGGCGGTCACGCGAGCACTCATTGCCGTGCTGGAGAATAATCAACAGGCCGACGGCACGATCTCAATCCCCGAGGTTCTCCGCCCGTGGGTGGGAAAAGACAGGATCGGCTGA
- a CDS encoding tyrosine-type recombinase/integrase, translating into MASLEQRNGRFSVIFRFEGRRYKKSLGTKSIGTAESRLTRLEETIRLAASGRLDVPGSADVATFLLSDGKRGDGSEANKRTTTTLSALFSDYFDQLADGTLEASTLLTMQIHGRHLKRVLGSRRVVPVLASSDLQCYIDRRSKETGRRGKRVSSTTIRKELATLRQVWNWKFGDATGNEYVLPKTSSLRFPKSDERQPFRTIEQIEEQVRLGGLQDADAADLWECLYLRTKEIYELLDHIRDHATKPWLHPMAATAALTGARRSELLRAEVRDATNGTLLIREKKRSRGQNTFRSVPISTRLQTTLNDWMKTRPKGKHLFSENGAAVSKHVAHDQLRRAIKDSRYANMPGWHCFRHSFISNLASEGVDQRIIDEFVGHSTEAMRKRYRHLLPERTTAALARVFA; encoded by the coding sequence ATGGCATCGTTGGAGCAACGCAACGGTCGATTTTCGGTCATCTTCCGCTTCGAAGGTCGGCGGTACAAGAAGTCGCTCGGCACCAAGTCGATCGGCACGGCCGAGTCTCGCCTGACGCGGCTCGAAGAGACGATCCGTCTGGCTGCGTCCGGTCGATTGGACGTACCGGGTTCCGCAGACGTGGCGACGTTTCTGCTGTCGGATGGGAAGCGAGGCGATGGTTCAGAAGCCAATAAGCGAACCACAACGACGCTGTCCGCACTATTCAGCGACTACTTCGACCAACTCGCGGACGGCACGCTCGAAGCATCGACACTACTCACGATGCAGATACACGGTCGGCATCTGAAACGCGTGCTCGGCTCGCGGCGTGTGGTCCCCGTCCTCGCTTCCTCGGATTTGCAGTGCTACATTGATCGCCGAAGTAAAGAAACTGGTCGACGCGGCAAAAGGGTCTCATCCACAACGATCCGCAAAGAGTTGGCGACCCTCCGACAGGTCTGGAATTGGAAGTTCGGCGACGCAACCGGCAACGAATACGTGCTGCCGAAAACCTCGTCGCTGCGATTCCCCAAGAGTGACGAGCGACAGCCTTTTCGCACCATCGAGCAGATCGAAGAGCAAGTCCGACTCGGCGGCCTTCAGGACGCTGACGCGGCCGACCTGTGGGAGTGCCTGTATCTTCGGACGAAGGAAATTTACGAACTTCTCGATCACATTCGGGATCATGCCACCAAGCCGTGGCTGCACCCAATGGCGGCCACGGCCGCACTGACCGGAGCGCGGCGAAGCGAGTTGCTGCGAGCCGAAGTTCGCGACGCGACAAACGGGACGCTGCTGATTCGAGAGAAGAAACGATCGCGGGGTCAGAACACGTTTCGAAGCGTCCCGATCTCGACGAGACTTCAAACCACCCTTAACGACTGGATGAAGACGCGACCGAAGGGGAAGCACCTCTTCAGCGAAAACGGAGCCGCTGTCTCAAAGCACGTCGCCCACGACCAGCTGCGAAGAGCTATCAAAGACAGTCGCTACGCCAACATGCCGGGTTGGCACTGCTTCCGTCACAGCTTCATTAGCAACCTCGCCTCGGAAGGCGTCGATCAACGGATCATCGACGAGTTCGTCGGGCACTCGACCGAGGCCATGCGGAAGCGATACCGGCATCTGCTGCCGGAGCGGACGACGGCTGCTTTGGCCAGAGTCTTCGCGTGA
- the parA gene encoding ParA family partition ATPase: MTKTIAVLNQKGGAGKTTIATNIAHALVRDGFATLLVDADPQGSLRDWNAVNGGELLPVVRLDRESLAKDLANIADGYDFVVIDGAPQIAKLSVAAVKAADLVLIPVQPSPYDIWACADLIDILEARREITDGKPKAAFLISRAIRNTKLSVEIVEALNTYDIPILNAHTTQRVIYPTAAAEGGTVFSIDPKGPAAREIIAIQRELMEVLHDTDHETRPPRHRAEASGTR; encoded by the coding sequence ATGACAAAAACGATCGCAGTCCTGAACCAAAAAGGCGGTGCCGGCAAGACGACCATCGCCACCAACATCGCCCACGCACTGGTGCGAGACGGCTTCGCGACACTCCTCGTCGATGCCGACCCGCAAGGCAGCCTCAGAGACTGGAACGCCGTCAACGGCGGCGAATTGCTCCCCGTCGTCCGCCTCGACCGCGAAAGCCTCGCCAAGGACCTCGCGAACATCGCCGACGGCTACGACTTCGTCGTGATCGACGGTGCCCCGCAAATCGCCAAGCTCTCCGTCGCGGCTGTGAAAGCGGCTGACCTCGTGCTGATCCCGGTCCAGCCCAGCCCCTACGACATCTGGGCCTGTGCGGACCTCATCGACATTTTGGAAGCCCGGCGAGAGATCACCGACGGCAAGCCGAAAGCCGCGTTCCTGATCAGCCGCGCGATCCGCAACACCAAGCTCTCGGTCGAGATCGTCGAAGCCCTGAACACCTACGACATCCCGATCCTGAACGCCCACACGACGCAGCGGGTCATTTACCCGACCGCGGCAGCCGAGGGCGGAACCGTTTTCTCGATCGATCCCAAAGGCCCCGCGGCCCGCGAGATCATCGCCATTCAACGCGAACTCATGGAGGTATTGCATGACACTGACCACGAAACCCGACCGCCCCGACACCGAGCAGAAGCGAGCGGCACTCGCTGA
- a CDS encoding Gfo/Idh/MocA family protein codes for MTDDLFRQGFDRRRFLAGSAAAVAMSGIARPRPAQAESRDAGEKVVLALMGIRTRGLQLAALLRELPNIEIAYVCDPDERQIERGIEAISEHEGNRRPTGVRDYREALDDPAIDGLLCAAPNHWHAAATITACQAGKNVYVEKPCSHTAEEGELMISAAKDSGKAVQVGMQRRSGALYQQVVRRIREGVIGDILFAKSYYYRRRPSIGRATPESPPAWLDYDIWQGPATAQPYRPNILHYNWHNFWHWGNGEIGNNGVHMLDICRWAMDIDFPEQVNVTGSKLRFDDDQQTPDTMVANYQCGEKMITWEGISWSSSLKPEGQVGIEFRGTDGTLVVNDAGYQAFGPDRKLIEEHQADRGDTAHLSNFLDCIRGDATPQCGISDGHRSALFCHLANIAHRTGTPIEIDSKTGHLQDADAARDLWGCEYRSEWMPTVS; via the coding sequence GTGACTGATGACCTCTTCCGTCAAGGCTTCGATCGCCGCCGATTCCTAGCCGGCTCTGCCGCAGCGGTCGCGATGAGCGGGATCGCTCGACCAAGACCTGCTCAAGCCGAGTCGCGTGATGCGGGCGAGAAAGTCGTTCTGGCTCTGATGGGCATCCGCACCCGCGGTCTTCAATTGGCGGCACTGCTGCGAGAGCTGCCCAACATCGAAATCGCTTACGTCTGCGATCCCGATGAACGGCAAATCGAACGCGGTATCGAGGCCATCTCCGAACATGAAGGGAACCGCCGTCCAACGGGAGTGCGAGATTATCGCGAGGCGCTGGACGATCCCGCGATCGATGGCTTGCTTTGCGCCGCGCCGAACCACTGGCACGCCGCAGCGACCATCACGGCGTGCCAGGCGGGGAAGAATGTTTATGTCGAAAAGCCCTGCAGTCACACGGCCGAAGAAGGCGAGCTGATGATCTCGGCCGCAAAGGACAGTGGAAAGGCGGTCCAGGTCGGAATGCAGCGACGCAGCGGAGCCCTATACCAGCAAGTCGTGCGGAGAATTCGCGAGGGCGTCATCGGAGATATTCTGTTCGCGAAGTCTTATTACTACCGGCGGCGTCCCTCGATCGGCCGGGCTACTCCGGAAAGTCCGCCGGCGTGGCTCGACTACGACATCTGGCAGGGACCGGCGACGGCTCAGCCTTATCGGCCGAACATCTTGCACTACAACTGGCACAATTTCTGGCACTGGGGCAACGGCGAGATTGGCAACAACGGCGTCCACATGCTCGACATCTGCCGCTGGGCGATGGACATTGATTTTCCTGAGCAGGTCAACGTCACCGGTTCAAAGCTTCGTTTTGATGATGACCAGCAAACGCCCGATACGATGGTCGCGAACTATCAGTGCGGCGAGAAAATGATCACTTGGGAGGGCATCAGTTGGAGTTCGTCGCTCAAACCGGAGGGACAAGTCGGAATCGAATTTCGCGGTACCGACGGCACGCTGGTCGTCAATGATGCGGGCTACCAGGCGTTCGGGCCCGATCGAAAATTAATCGAAGAGCATCAGGCCGACCGGGGCGATACCGCGCATTTGAGCAATTTTCTCGACTGCATCAGGGGTGACGCAACGCCGCAATGCGGGATCAGTGACGGACACCGCAGCGCCCTGTTTTGCCATCTCGCGAACATCGCGCACCGCACTGGGACGCCGATTGAGATCGATTCGAAGACTGGTCATCTCCAAGATGCAGACGCAGCCCGCGACTTATGGGGCTGCGAGTATCGATCCGAATGGATGCCGACCGTCAGTTGA
- a CDS encoding CsgG/HfaB family protein, whose translation MLLTRTHTAQSMLAAAMLCLFAGYSSADDSAVRTAVLGFSERGEDIAGHGAKLTDLLFAELILVPQVELVERQDLAKAADELELNLTGMVATDKAVKIGQLSGAKLLVTGSIVQVDAKLVLVAKLIGTETSRVSGASVRGRLSDDFTELAAKLGSEIGRVLEKDLAKLVPNAKAEKDVVAELQRALKGKPRPTLFIEIAEEHVGQRTVDPAAQTELTRICDALGFEVLDPETADRSEADVVITGEAFSEFAVRRGNLVSVKARVEVKAVERATGKILASDRENKTVVDLAEHIAGKKALEQAATELARRVLPKAVGAKD comes from the coding sequence GTGCTCCTAACAAGAACTCATACCGCTCAGTCAATGTTGGCAGCCGCAATGCTCTGCTTGTTCGCCGGTTATAGCAGCGCCGATGATTCGGCGGTCCGGACCGCGGTCCTCGGTTTTTCGGAACGAGGCGAAGACATCGCCGGCCACGGGGCGAAGCTCACCGATTTGTTATTCGCTGAACTCATACTCGTTCCGCAGGTGGAGTTGGTCGAACGTCAGGACCTCGCCAAAGCCGCCGACGAACTCGAGCTCAATCTTACCGGTATGGTCGCAACCGATAAGGCGGTGAAGATCGGACAGTTGAGCGGTGCAAAATTACTGGTGACCGGCTCGATCGTGCAGGTCGATGCCAAACTCGTTCTCGTCGCCAAATTGATCGGCACGGAAACGTCCCGCGTCTCGGGCGCCTCAGTTCGGGGACGACTGAGCGATGATTTCACCGAGCTCGCGGCGAAACTCGGTTCGGAGATCGGACGCGTGCTGGAGAAGGATTTGGCGAAGCTGGTCCCCAATGCGAAAGCTGAAAAAGATGTCGTCGCGGAACTGCAACGGGCGCTCAAAGGAAAGCCGCGGCCAACATTATTTATTGAGATCGCTGAGGAGCATGTCGGTCAGCGGACGGTCGACCCGGCCGCCCAAACCGAACTGACCCGCATCTGCGATGCACTTGGTTTCGAAGTCCTCGATCCCGAGACGGCCGACCGCTCCGAAGCCGATGTCGTGATCACCGGCGAGGCATTTTCAGAGTTTGCGGTACGCCGAGGAAATCTTGTGTCCGTCAAAGCCCGCGTCGAGGTCAAAGCGGTCGAGCGGGCGACCGGCAAGATTCTCGCTTCGGACCGCGAAAATAAAACGGTCGTTGATCTGGCCGAGCATATTGCCGGTAAGAAGGCGCTGGAACAGGCAGCGACCGAATTGGCTCGCCGCGTACTTCCCAAAGCCGTCGGCGCCAAGGATTGA